Proteins co-encoded in one Armatimonadota bacterium genomic window:
- a CDS encoding DUF4149 domain-containing protein has protein sequence MYHVVVFLHILAAVVWVGGTVFLSLVLVPVARRLPPAERASLITQVGVRFRTVGWIALAVLVLTGLANAAFRGVTWESVVTGRVLASTWGQTLGLKVALVAVILGLSALHDFVVGPAASRVATGQATPEALRRRRQAAWLGRINLVLALVVLLLAVFLVRGIP, from the coding sequence ATGTACCACGTCGTCGTGTTCCTGCACATCCTGGCCGCCGTCGTGTGGGTCGGCGGCACCGTGTTCCTCTCACTGGTCCTGGTGCCGGTGGCGCGTCGCCTGCCGCCAGCGGAGCGGGCATCGTTGATCACTCAGGTCGGCGTCCGGTTCCGCACCGTGGGCTGGATCGCCCTCGCGGTGCTGGTGCTCACCGGCCTGGCGAACGCGGCGTTCCGAGGGGTCACCTGGGAGAGCGTGGTCACCGGGCGCGTGCTGGCGAGTACCTGGGGCCAGACGCTGGGCCTGAAGGTCGCCCTGGTCGCCGTGATCCTCGGCCTGAGCGCCCTGCACGACTTCGTGGTCGGTCCTGCCGCCAGCCGCGTGGCGACAGGCCAGGCCACCCCCGAGGCGCTGCGCCGGCGTCGCCAGGCGGCCTGGCTGGGACGCATCAACCTGGTGCTCGCGCTGGTCGTGCTGCTGCTGGCGGTGTTCCTGGTGCGGGGGATTCCCTAA
- a CDS encoding DUF86 domain-containing protein: MPVDREVVQRKITLIAEDLVRLRPLARLARDDYLARVEAQLATERLLERMIGRMLDVNYHLSIEVLGLAPRDFHDSFLKMAELGVLPPEFARRIAAAAGLRNRLAHEYNALDPNKVHQAAEALDDIPRYLESVQQFLNREA; the protein is encoded by the coding sequence ATGCCCGTTGACCGGGAGGTCGTGCAACGGAAGATCACGCTGATCGCCGAGGACCTCGTGCGCCTTCGCCCGCTCGCGCGCCTGGCCCGCGACGACTACCTCGCGCGGGTGGAGGCGCAGCTGGCGACGGAGCGCCTCCTCGAGCGCATGATCGGACGCATGCTCGACGTCAACTACCATCTCTCTATTGAAGTCTTGGGCCTGGCTCCCCGAGACTTCCACGATTCCTTCCTGAAGATGGCAGAACTGGGGGTCCTGCCCCCGGAGTTTGCGCGGCGTATCGCTGCGGCTGCAGGGCTGCGCAACCGTCTGGCGCACGAATACAACGCCCTCGATCCCAACAAAGTGCACCAGGCGGCGGAGGCTCTTGACGACATCCCACGCTACCTGGAGTCCGTCCAGCAGTTCCTAAACCGGGAAGCCTGA
- a CDS encoding nucleotidyltransferase domain-containing protein, with product MTITPEQHQHLARIAAQHRLRMVVAFGSAVTGKVHATSDLDLAVLPEESADLALQDLAALLDALDRAFAPLKVDLVVLPRADPLLLKKIFETGVLLHGDERDFRWYRVYAHRRFSEYQPYFRLEAQATRALVRRMRHAR from the coding sequence ATGACCATCACGCCAGAGCAACACCAGCACCTCGCCCGGATCGCCGCCCAGCACCGCCTGCGCATGGTGGTGGCCTTCGGCTCTGCCGTCACTGGCAAGGTCCATGCGACGAGCGATCTGGACCTGGCGGTCCTGCCCGAGGAGTCGGCCGACCTGGCGCTGCAGGACCTCGCTGCGCTCCTGGACGCCCTCGACCGGGCCTTCGCGCCCCTCAAAGTCGACCTGGTGGTCCTGCCGCGCGCAGACCCGCTGCTCCTGAAGAAGATCTTCGAGACGGGAGTCCTCCTGCACGGCGACGAGCGGGACTTCCGCTGGTACCGCGTCTACGCCCACCGGCGGTTTAGCGAGTACCAGCCCTACTTCCGCCTGGAGGCCCAGGCCACACGTGCCCTAGTGCGCCGGATGCGCCATGCCCGTTGA
- a CDS encoding VWA domain-containing protein has product MEFTWPVMLWALGLVPLLLAGQRWLARRQQRVAAQFADPRLFDRLVVRPPRWQRALPLGCYLVAIALLAVALARPVAAIPLPVNRAAVMLAIDTSRSMVATDVPPSRLDAARQAAREFAALVPRSTKIGLVVFSEYGQVLLPPTTDRQALVEALERIQLQSATSVGGGILEALRVLPGRAQVLGERLERLLQPGSPRPPLPPPTGPAPSLDELAPAAIVMFSDGVNNFGPNPFEAAQLAREGKVRIYTIALGTRGGTVMRLDNQLVLVPFDPSGLERIAQMTDGKHFASARAEDLRAIARELGRVIGWERTRMEVSFLLVGLAAVTMLAGGGLSLAWFRRLP; this is encoded by the coding sequence ATGGAGTTCACCTGGCCGGTGATGCTGTGGGCCCTGGGCCTGGTGCCGCTGCTGCTGGCAGGGCAGCGGTGGCTGGCCCGGCGCCAGCAGCGTGTCGCCGCTCAGTTCGCCGACCCGCGGCTGTTCGACCGCCTGGTCGTGCGTCCCCCGCGCTGGCAACGCGCCCTGCCCCTGGGCTGCTACCTGGTCGCCATCGCCCTGCTGGCGGTAGCGCTGGCCCGGCCCGTGGCCGCGATCCCCCTGCCGGTCAACCGCGCCGCGGTGATGCTGGCCATCGACACCAGCCGGAGCATGGTCGCCACCGACGTCCCTCCCTCGCGCCTCGACGCCGCCCGGCAGGCGGCCCGGGAGTTCGCGGCCCTGGTGCCGCGCTCGACCAAGATCGGCCTGGTGGTCTTCAGCGAGTACGGACAGGTGCTGCTCCCGCCCACGACCGACCGCCAGGCGCTGGTTGAGGCGCTCGAGCGCATCCAGCTCCAGTCGGCCACCTCGGTCGGCGGTGGCATCCTCGAAGCGTTGCGCGTACTCCCCGGTCGCGCGCAGGTGCTCGGCGAGCGCCTTGAGCGCCTGCTGCAGCCGGGCAGCCCCCGGCCGCCCCTGCCGCCCCCGACGGGCCCCGCGCCCTCGCTCGACGAGCTCGCGCCGGCGGCGATCGTGATGTTCTCCGACGGGGTGAACAACTTCGGGCCCAACCCCTTCGAGGCGGCGCAACTCGCCCGTGAGGGCAAGGTCCGCATCTACACCATCGCGCTGGGGACGCGCGGCGGGACGGTCATGCGCCTGGACAACCAGCTCGTCCTCGTGCCGTTCGATCCCTCGGGCCTGGAGCGCATCGCCCAGATGACCGACGGCAAGCACTTCGCCTCGGCCCGCGCCGAGGACCTGCGCGCCATCGCGCGCGAACTGGGACGCGTCATCGGCTGGGAGCGCACGCGCATGGAGGTGTCGTTCCTGCTGGTGGGGCTCGCGGCGGTGACGATGCTGGCCGGCGGCGGGCTGTCGCTGGCGTGGTTCCGGCGCCTGCCGTGA
- a CDS encoding M20/M25/M40 family metallo-hydrolase — protein MSIDAVHRYIDAHRDEALEILKTLVRQPSISAHDHGVKECARLLAGIMHDLGVAAEVIDTPTQPVVVGEAGAPGPFTLLCYGHYDVQPPDPLEAWASPPFEPTVRDGRLYGRGTGDNKGQLIAHVLAARAWLAAAGGLPLQVKFIFEGEEESGSPGLAAFVRAHRERLAADLVYISDGGLHPSGAPVLSLGNRGIVGLTLVAQGADRDNHSGNKGGVAPNPIWMLVHVLASMVDPTGRVTIDGFYDDVRPIGPVEEQLLAAMDFDSKAFAATMGLPDLPMDGPTYWRRIMLEPYFNLSGFASGYVGPGAKTIIPSRAECRVDIRLVVDQRTADIFEKVKAHVARVDPRVQVLPRGFGAMEPTRTPPDHPAVGVVARAVAAWRGVSPRIVLSSGGSLPNAVWPDVLGVPHLTVPYANADENNHGPNENLSLERFFDGIHVSAQVFAALAEAGARGEVPRVTAGAPPRAPR, from the coding sequence GTGAGCATCGACGCCGTGCACCGCTACATCGACGCGCACCGCGACGAGGCCCTGGAGATCCTCAAGACCCTCGTGCGGCAACCCAGCATCAGCGCCCACGATCACGGCGTGAAGGAGTGCGCCCGGCTGCTGGCCGGGATCATGCACGACCTGGGCGTGGCCGCCGAGGTGATCGACACCCCGACCCAGCCTGTGGTGGTGGGCGAGGCGGGTGCCCCCGGCCCGTTCACGTTGCTGTGCTACGGGCACTACGACGTGCAGCCGCCCGATCCGCTGGAGGCCTGGGCGAGCCCGCCGTTCGAACCCACCGTGCGCGACGGCCGCCTCTACGGGCGCGGCACCGGCGACAACAAAGGCCAGCTCATCGCCCACGTACTGGCCGCGCGGGCATGGCTGGCCGCAGCGGGCGGGCTGCCCCTGCAGGTGAAGTTCATTTTCGAGGGCGAGGAGGAGTCGGGCTCACCCGGGCTGGCCGCGTTCGTGCGGGCCCACCGCGAGCGGCTCGCGGCCGACCTCGTCTACATCTCCGACGGCGGGCTGCACCCGTCGGGCGCACCGGTGCTCTCCCTGGGCAACCGCGGCATCGTGGGCCTCACCCTGGTCGCCCAGGGCGCCGACCGCGACAACCACTCGGGCAACAAGGGCGGGGTCGCGCCCAACCCCATCTGGATGCTGGTACACGTGCTGGCCAGCATGGTCGACCCCACGGGGCGGGTGACGATCGACGGCTTCTACGACGACGTGCGCCCCATCGGGCCCGTCGAGGAGCAGCTGCTGGCCGCCATGGACTTCGACTCGAAGGCCTTCGCCGCCACCATGGGCCTGCCCGACCTGCCCATGGACGGGCCGACGTACTGGCGGCGCATCATGCTCGAGCCCTACTTCAACCTCAGCGGGTTCGCCAGCGGGTACGTGGGCCCCGGCGCCAAGACGATCATCCCCTCGCGGGCCGAGTGCCGCGTGGACATCCGGCTGGTCGTGGACCAGCGCACCGCCGACATCTTCGAGAAGGTCAAAGCGCACGTCGCACGGGTCGACCCCCGGGTGCAGGTCCTGCCTCGCGGCTTCGGCGCCATGGAGCCGACGCGCACCCCGCCCGACCACCCGGCGGTCGGCGTGGTCGCCCGAGCGGTGGCTGCGTGGCGCGGGGTCAGCCCTCGGATCGTGCTCTCCAGCGGGGGCAGCCTGCCCAACGCGGTCTGGCCCGACGTGCTGGGCGTGCCGCACCTGACGGTGCCCTACGCCAACGCCGACGAGAACAACCACGGGCCCAACGAGAACCTGAGCCTGGAGCGCTTCTTCGACGGTATCCACGTGAGCGCGCAGGTGTTCGCGGCCCTGGCCGAGGCCGGTGCGCGCGGCGAGGTCCCGCGGGTCACCGCCGGGGCGCCCCCACGCGCGCCCCGGTAA
- a CDS encoding AAA family ATPase, whose protein sequence is MRKVLREVKQIIVGQDIMLERILVALLARGHVLIEGVPGLAKTLAIKTTARAIDCQFKRIQFTPDLVPADLVGTRLYNQHTGTFETELGPLFANFVLADEINRAPAKVQSALLEAMQERQVTIGKQTFPLPDPFLVMATQNPIESEGTYPLPEAQVDRFMFKVVIGYPSYHEEVTIVERMSGPLADVTPVISAGDLHGLQAVADAVYVDPKVREYAVTLATATRRPEEFGLQTLRKYVAYGASPRASLNMVLGARALALLRGREYVMPEDVRDLAPDVLRHRLVLSYEALADEVTADSIVEQVIGVVQPPRVALGDPYERERAVAPLPADA, encoded by the coding sequence ATGCGCAAGGTGCTCCGCGAGGTCAAGCAGATCATCGTCGGGCAGGACATCATGCTCGAGCGCATCCTGGTGGCCCTGCTGGCGCGCGGGCACGTGCTCATCGAGGGTGTGCCCGGCCTGGCCAAGACCCTGGCCATCAAGACGACGGCCCGCGCCATCGACTGCCAGTTCAAGCGCATCCAGTTCACGCCCGACCTGGTGCCTGCCGACCTGGTCGGGACCCGGCTCTACAACCAGCACACCGGCACGTTCGAGACCGAACTGGGGCCGCTGTTCGCCAACTTCGTGCTGGCCGACGAGATCAACCGGGCGCCGGCCAAGGTGCAGTCGGCCCTGCTGGAGGCCATGCAGGAACGGCAGGTGACCATCGGCAAGCAGACCTTCCCGCTGCCCGATCCGTTTCTCGTCATGGCCACCCAGAACCCCATCGAGAGCGAAGGGACCTACCCGCTGCCCGAGGCGCAGGTCGACCGGTTCATGTTCAAGGTGGTCATCGGGTACCCGTCCTACCATGAGGAAGTGACGATCGTCGAGCGGATGAGCGGGCCGCTGGCCGACGTCACGCCGGTGATCAGCGCCGGCGACCTCCACGGGCTGCAGGCGGTGGCCGACGCCGTGTACGTCGACCCCAAGGTGCGCGAGTACGCGGTGACGCTGGCGACGGCGACGCGCCGCCCGGAGGAGTTCGGCCTCCAGACGCTGCGCAAGTACGTGGCCTACGGCGCGAGCCCGCGGGCCTCGCTCAACATGGTGCTGGGGGCGCGGGCGCTGGCGTTGCTGCGGGGCCGCGAGTACGTCATGCCCGAAGACGTGCGCGACCTGGCCCCCGACGTCCTGCGCCACCGCCTGGTGCTCTCGTACGAGGCACTCGCCGACGAGGTGACCGCCGACAGCATCGTCGAGCAGGTGATCGGCGTGGTGCAGCCGCCGCGGGTGGCCCTGGGCGATCCCTACGAGCGGGAGCGCGCGGTGGCCCCGCTGCCCGCGGACGCCTGA
- a CDS encoding DUF58 domain-containing protein produces the protein MRGAGTPPEATVAATPREAPERLLRRLEFTVVRRLDGFLFGDYRGVFYGPSLDLAEVREYQPGDEIRRIDWNVTARMNRLFVRQYLEEREITAWLLVDLSPSMAFGTRRCLKRELAVEFAGVAAYIITRHGDKVGAIAFPGRHLPVVPPRTGRRHALRILHLLDRAGEGTGGLTDLAGALRLAASMLRRRHLVFVVSDFLAPEGWARALRDLGRRHDVIAVWIRDPAEEALPDVGVLPVRDPETGEHCWIDTSDRRVRAAFDRLVAERRARIAAAFRQARADVLDLSTAESLVEPLVRFVRRRRRQWSSPGR, from the coding sequence ATGAGGGGCGCCGGCACGCCACCAGAGGCTACCGTCGCGGCCACGCCGCGCGAAGCCCCAGAGCGCCTGCTGCGACGCCTGGAGTTCACGGTCGTCCGGCGGCTGGACGGGTTCCTGTTCGGCGACTACCGCGGCGTGTTCTACGGCCCCAGCCTCGACCTGGCCGAGGTCCGCGAGTACCAGCCCGGCGACGAGATTCGCCGCATCGACTGGAACGTCACCGCCCGGATGAACCGGCTGTTCGTCCGCCAGTACCTCGAGGAGCGCGAGATCACCGCGTGGCTGCTGGTGGACCTGTCGCCGTCCATGGCGTTCGGCACCCGCCGGTGTCTGAAGCGCGAGCTGGCGGTGGAGTTCGCCGGCGTGGCCGCGTACATCATCACGCGGCACGGCGACAAGGTGGGCGCCATCGCGTTCCCGGGGCGCCACCTCCCGGTGGTGCCGCCGCGCACCGGCCGCCGGCACGCGCTGCGCATCCTGCACCTGCTGGATCGGGCGGGTGAGGGCACCGGCGGCCTCACCGACCTGGCCGGCGCCCTGCGGCTGGCGGCCAGCATGCTGCGCCGTCGTCACCTGGTCTTCGTGGTGTCCGACTTCCTGGCGCCCGAGGGGTGGGCGCGCGCGCTGCGCGACCTGGGCCGGCGGCACGACGTCATCGCCGTGTGGATCCGCGACCCGGCCGAAGAGGCCTTGCCCGACGTGGGCGTGCTCCCGGTGCGCGACCCCGAGACGGGCGAGCACTGCTGGATCGACACCTCCGACCGGCGCGTGCGGGCCGCGTTCGACCGCCTGGTGGCCGAGCGCCGCGCGCGGATTGCGGCAGCGTTCCGGCAGGCGCGGGCCGACGTGCTGGACCTGTCGACGGCAGAGTCGCTGGTCGAGCCGCTGGTGCGGTTCGTCCGGCGGCGGAGGCGCCAATGGAGTTCACCTGGCCGGTGA